The sequence below is a genomic window from bacterium.
CTGACCAATTTTCCTATTCCCTTTCCGTATTGACCAGCGGAACGCTGCCCCCCAATCCTTCTGAACTGCTGAAATCAAAGCGGATGGCAGATCTGCTCGCCCAGCTTCAGGAGGCTTATGAATTGATCATCATCGATGCCCCGCCGGTCATCGCGGTGACCGATCCCATCCTCATCGGTAAAAAGGTGGATGGGGTGTTGTTGGTTCTACGATCTGGAAAAACCACCTATGAGGCCGCTATGAAGGCGAAAAAAATACTGGAAAACAGCCGGATTGAAATAATCGGTTGTCTCTTGAACGATATCGATCTGAAAAACCGTTACGGCTATTACAAAAATTTTTATTATTACTCGGGAAAAAAAGCTGTCCAAAGTGGTTCCTACCATGCCTGAGCAGGGATTCACGGCTGACTCGCTCCATTGGACCACACTCGCGTGGCTGGTGGGGGAGAAATGGGTTGCAAAGGCCGTTGTGTTTCAATCAATCAAGAACTTGTCCGTCGATAGAGATGACACTCTATTGACCTAGTGAATTCTGGAATGGGGTTTCATTTTGTTTGGTGAAAGGGCCTGAGCTGCTCTTCGAGCGGTTCATCGTCGTGGGAAGAGGATTTTTCTTAATGATCTTCTGCCTCTCCGAACTCATGTGACTGAGATGGCGGAGCTGTAGCAAAAGTACATTCCATTACTCCGGCGGCGACCACGGTTCGGTTGTTGGAGCCGGCGAAGGAGGAAGGTGCCCTTTGAAGACGCGTGCTGATTTTTTTCGAGAACTGAATAAAATCCGAAAACGGGGCTTGTTAAAATCAGGCCGGCGAGCCATCAATTTATGCTCTCTCGACCAACTCAAACAGCGAATGGCGGTCGAAAAGCGAAGATCGGAGCGTGAAGGCTATAAATCATCGACCGTTTATTTCAGCTTAATAAACCTGATCGACAAACATGGACCGTCTCAGAACTTCCGGATTGAGAACGTCGCTAAATTGATCAGTCGGACCATCCGTTCCACGGACATGATTTCCATCTACAGCAGCTCAGTGGTTTTAATGATCCTGTTTGATGCGGATCCCAGTGGAGCGCAGTCCGCCTGCAAGCGGATCGTCGAAAAAATAAAGGATCGCTATTCATCTGACGGCCGAATGGATCCCAGCGATTTTTCCATCAAAATACTGTCCTTTCCGGAAAGAAAAAGCGAAAAGGTCGAATTGGAGGACAGTTCAGGGGGACCATCGTCTCCGGTCGTGTCCCAGCCCGCCGCCGCATCCGACATAATCAACGAAATGACTTTTAAAAGAACCTATCTAAGCAATCTCAATTTGTGCATCAGCAGCTACAATGGATCGCTGGCTACCGTGCCGATGGAGAAACTATTCTCTCTAAACGAAGAACTGGTTCACAAGTCTCTCGCCGTATTTCAAAAACTGGTTAAAAGATGGGTAGACATTCTCGGCTCTCTGACAGTGATCTTGCTGTTATCTCCCATCATGGCGGCTGTCGCTCTGACGGTGAAACTCACTTCGCGTGGCCCTGTTCTCTTTAAACAAATCCGGGTCGGGTATCAGGGCAAGACTTTTATCTTTCAGAAATTCCGGTCCATGGTGGCCGCTAGTGAGGACAGCATCCACCGGGAGTATGTTCACCGATTGATTGCCGGTGAGCATGATCAAATCAACCTGGGAACTAGAAAGGACCCGCTCTTTAAGCTGGTGAATGATCCACGGATTACGCCGTTCGGCCGATTCTTGAGAAAGACCAGTCTGGATGAATTGCCGCAGCTATTTAATGTGTTGAAAGGCGAGATGAGCCTGGTCGGGCCACGACCGCCCATTCCCTATGAGGTCCACGACTATAAAAATTGGCATTATCGCAGAATTCTCGGCGTAAAACCGGGGATCACAGGCCTATGGCAGGTTTCCGGCAGGAATCGGACTACTTTCGATGAAATGGTGCGCCTAGATATTTATTATGCTGAAAATTGGTCGCTGCTGATGGACCTGAGAATCATGGTGAGAACTTTGAAGGTTATTCTGGCTGCGGATGGAACCTAACCGCAGCCGCCAAACGCACAGGATGCGATATGTGTGGTCTGGTTGGCATCATAAATAAGCCCGGTTCCCCGGTGGATTCAATCCTGCTCAAGGCGATGGCCGATACGCTCACTCATCGCGGCCCGGATGATGAGGGGTGTTTTATCGACGGGCCGGTGGGACTTTATCATAAACGGTTGTCGATTATCGATCTACAAACCGGTCATCAGCCGATGATCAGTGAAAGTACGGTGATCGTCTTTAACGGGGAGATCTATAACTATATCGAGTTACGCGAGGAACTGAGCAGAAAAGGTCACCGGTTTGCCACCCAATCAGACACTGAAGTGATCCTCAAAATGTATGAGGAATATGATTTAGAGTTCATAGAACAGCTGAACGGAATGTTCGCTTTTATTCTTTATGATAAGGCTGCAGGGCGAGTGATCACCGCCCGCGATCACTTTGGCATCAAACCCCTTTACTACTTTTGCGATGAAAATGTTTTGTTGTTTGCCTCCGAGATCAAAGCGCTGCTGTTACATCCCGCCGTCATCGCTGAACCTAACTATCAGGTCGTCGGCGAGTACCTCACTTTCCAGTTTATTCTCGATGATCTCACGCTTTTTAAAGGCATTTATAAAGTGTTGCCCGGCCACTATCAGGTGATCGATATCGCTGACAGGAAAATCCGCACGGTGCAACATTGGACGCCTCGGTTTACCGTCGATACTTTTCATTCAGAGGCCTATTTCATTTTCGAGCTGAAGAGGCTGTTGGAGGATTCCGTCCGCCTCCAGATGCGCAGCGATGTGCCGGTGGGCGCCTATCTCAGCGGGGGTATGGATTCCAGCATCGTCACGCTTCTGGCAGCGAAAAAGTCAGCCAGGAGAATGAGCACGTTTTCCGGCGCATTCCATGAAGGCGAGCAGTTCAACGAGCTTTCCTATGCCAGAGAGGTGGCCGGAGCTTGCGGCGCTGAGATGAATGAGATCTTTGGATCAGCCGATGAATTTGTCGCGTTAATGCCTCGGCTGATCTATTATCTGGATGAGCCCGCCGCCGGGCCGGGCGTCTTTCCGCAGTACCTCGTATCCCGGCTCGCCGCAGGAAAAGTGAAGGCCGTATTGGGCGGACAGGGCGGCGATGAGATCTTTGGCGGTTATGCCCGCTATGTCATCGCCTATCTGGAACAGGCGCTCAAGGGGGCGATTTTTGAAACCAATGAAGAGGGCGAACACATCGTCTCCCTGCAGTCCATCCTTCCCAATTTGCCTTCCCTGAAGCAGTATATCCCGATGACAAGAGAGTTCTGGCGGCAGGAAGCCTTTGAGCCCATGGACCGGCGCTATTTTCACTTGATCGATCGAAACGGCCGTACGACCGATCTTTTCTCCCGCGATTTTTTATTCTATTACGACAAAGAACGGTTGTTTCATCGTTTTCAACAGCTGTTCAACCATCCGGATACCCTTTCCTATTATAACAAGATGACCCATTTTGACATGCAAGCCAGCCTTCCGGCTCTATTACAGGTGGAGGACCGGGTCAGCATGGCGGTCTCTTTGGAGTCGCGGGTGCCGCTTTTAGATCGTCGCATCGTCGATTTGATTGCCAGCATGCCGCCTGCCATGAAGTTTAAAGGGGCAGAATCCAAATACATTTTTAAAAAAGCGGTGGGAGATATTTTACCTAAACGCATCCTGCAGCGAAAGGATAAAATGGGCTTCCCCGTACCGCTGCATCTCTGGGCTAAGAAACAGGCCAAAGATTTTTTTTATGATATACTGCTTTCGGATACCAGTCGGTCTCGAGGCATTTTCAACCACCGCCAAGTGCAACAGCTGGTCCACTCCGAAAAAGAGTTCGGACGACAGCTCTGGGGCGTTCTGTGTCTGGAATTGTGGTTCCGCGAATTTATGGATAAGCCACAACATGTGCAGAGAAATGCGAAACCCGAGTCGGCGGTTGCGGAGCGATGACTTGACGCAAACTTGGCAGATATCGAAAATCGGAGTCATCGGCCCAGGCATCGTAGGAATGCCGATGGCCGCTTTGCTAGCCCATGCAAGAATAAAAATCGGCACCGAGACGCCGGCGCAGGTGGTCGTTGTTCAACGCGACTCGCCGACCTCCGGTTGGAAGGTCGGGGCGATTAATTCTGGACGCTCCACCATCGGTGGCATCGAACCTTCCCTGGACGAACTGGTTGCGCATTCGGTTGCAGAAGGGTTGCTCCTCGCTTCTCATGATTATTCCGTATTATCCGATGCCGATGTAATTTTACTTTGTGTTCAGACCGATAAAAAGGGCTTTGAGCCCGATTATGTACCCCTGTTCGACGCCCTGCAGCACCTGATCCAAGCCCTTAAAAACAAACCCGCGGAAAAAGTACCATTAGTAATCATCGAATCGACCCTCGCGCCCTCTTCGATGAGAACGGTGGTGAAGGAGTTTTTTGCCCAAAACGGATTGATGGATGGCCAGGATGTACTTTTGGGCAACAGTCCCAATCGGGTGATGCCAGGAAGATTGGTTGAGCGGGTAACTACATCGGATAAAATAGTCGCCGGCATACATCCGATCACACCTCTGCTGATTGAGAAGCTCTATGCTCACATCGTAACCACAGGAAAACTGCTAGCCACCAACAGTATGACCGCTGAGGTCGTTAAAACCTTGGAGAACGCTTACCGGGATGTGCGCATCGCCTTCTCCAGTGAAGTCGCGCGATATTGTGACCAAAAGGATGTGAATTTTTTTCAACTGCGTGACCATGTCAACGAACTCCTAGCCCAGGAGGATGACGCTTCCAATAATCCCGGCAGCGTTCCCCGTGGAGGGCTGCTCATTCCGACCATCGGTGTGGGCGGACATTGTCTGCCCAAAGACGGCATACTTTTGTGGTGGCGCAAAATCCAGAGTGGGGCGGATACCAGTAAAAGCCTGATTTTACTGGCTCGAACGATAAACGATGAGTCGCCTTTTGAAACCATCAAATTGGCCGAAAGAGCCTACGGGGACCTCTCCGGCCGATCGATCGCCCTGCTCGGCGCCGCTTACCGGTTTAATTCCGAGGACACCCGCAATTCACCGACTCTGGCGCTGGCACTAGGGTTGCTGAAAAAAAACTGTCGCGTAACTATTCATGATCCTTTTGTAAAGCCATCAGATCAAAATTTGATGAAATACGGCCTTCAGTCCTATTTTACCAATGATTTAAGCATAGCGATGGAGAATGCGAATTATGTGATTCTTTGTACCGCCCACCAACCATATCTTGCGGCGAAAGAATTATTCAGAACTGCTCCTGTGCAGGGAATCGTGGACGGCTGCAACCTTTTCAGTCACGCGGATTTCGCTGGAGCTCCGGTCCGCTACTGCGGAATCGGCAAAGGCAGCCAAACAGCAGAGAAGGCTTTTGTTCAAGCAGTGTATGACCATTATCGTGCTGTGGAGCGTGGCGTGGCGAATGAGCTGTCTGCCCTGATCACCTTTTTGAATGATCGCTATGCAAAGGACGATTTTAATCGAATCAATTTTACCACAGTACAGCGGCTGGCTGCCACCTGCTGTACAGGATGCACCATCGTAGACGCCGGAGAGATAAGTACGCTTAGGACCTACATAGACTTTACGTCACGGCTGGCAGATTGTGCGCGGTCCGTCTAACCGGATAGAGACTCATCCTCAAGTAGCGCTGTGATCCAAGATCATCCTGAGGGGAAGCCCTCAAGTCGGCCGGGTGGTGCGACCTATTCGGTTGCACCATTTTTCTATTAGGACCGTCACATTGACAAGACATGAAATCTAAAGTAGAGCACTGGGGCGTCGTCGGCGGCGGCATTTTAGGCATGACGCTCGCCCATCGCCTGGCTTCACAGGGGCGGCGAGTTACTTTACTGGAAGGCTCCGAACAGCTGGGTGGTCTCGCCGGCGCATGGCAGTTGGGACCTATAACCTGGGACCGCTTCTATCATGTCATTCTGCTCTCAGACACCCATACGCGTTCCCTTTTGGCTGAATTGGACCTGGTGGATGAAGTGGAATGGGTGGAGACCAGAACGGGCTTCTATGCTGATGGCAGGCTCTATTCCATGTCCAATCTACTGGAATATCTCTCATTCCCGCCTCTTCGCCTGCATGACAAGCTCCGTCTGGGGTTGACCATTCTTTATGCCGCGCATCTGAAAAACCCAAAGAACCTGCAGAAGCAACGAGTGGCCGATTGGCTGACCAAATGGTCCGGCCGTCCTGTGGTCGACAAAATCTGGCTGCCCTTGCTGCGCGCCAAACTGGGAGAGAGTTATCGCGACACTTCTGCAGCCTTCATCTGGGCCACTCTTCAGCGGATGTACGCCGCACGTAAAAGTGGATTGAAAAAGGAGATGTTCGGCTATGTTCGAGGTGGTTATGCTCGAGTCCTGGATCGATTTGGTCAGGTTCTCTCCGCCGAAGGCGTAACGATACATTTACAGCACTCAGTCCGGGATGTCTCAGCTCTTCCCAACGGCCCTGTCACCGTGAGGTTTCAACAGGTTGATGAAAAAAGCTTTGATCATCTCATTTTAACGCTGCCGGCTGGAGCGGCGGCCGGTCTTTGCGAGGAATGGACCGAGGAAGAGAGGAAACGACTGCATCAGGTTCAATATTTGGGCGTGATCTGCGCATCGCTCCTTCTGAACAAGCCGTTATCCCCCTATTATGTTACCAATATTACTGATTCGGGTTTTCCCTTCACCGGCGTGATCGAGATGTCCGCGCTGGTGGACCAGAGGCACTTTGGCGGCCACGCTCTGGTCTATTTGCCCAAATATGTAAGGCCCGACGATCCGGTGTTTGAGCAGGCGGATGAAAAGATCGTTGAACAGTTTATGCCCGCCCTGATGAAAATGCATCCCCATCTGGCCGTCGGGGATCTCGTTGCCTACAGAATTGCGAAGGAAAAACATGTCTTCGCCCTGCCCGTTATGGATTATTCGCGCAATCTGCCCGCCGTCCGGACCTCAATGCCCCAGGTATCAATCATAAATTCCGCTCATATCCTGAATGGCACCGCAAATATCAACGAGACGATCGCTCTGGCGGATGGTCTTTTACCTCAGCTCCTGGAAACGAATGAAGCTCTTTCCCACTGCTCATCCCATGTGCGATCCTAAAAAAGAAAAGCCTTATTGCGGCCTCTCCTTGGACCTCGACAATCAATGGGCTTACATGAAAATTCACGGGGATGCGGGATGGCAAAGCTTTCCATCCTATCTGGATATCTTTATTCCTCACATCCTGGAGATACTCGACGCACTGCGACTCAAGATCACTTTTTTCGTCGTCGGCCAAGATGCAGCGCTTTCCTGGAACCATCCTTTTTTAAGATCGATCGTTGAACACGGGCATGAAATCGGCAATCACTCTTTTCATCATGAATCCTGGCTCCATCTCTATTCCCGAAATGAGATAGAAAAAGAGGTGATTCAGGCTGAAGAGCACATTACCAACGCCACCGGCCAGAGGCCGCTGGGTTTCAGGGGGCCTGGGTTTACCTGGAGCCGCAATCTTTTTGAAGTGCTGACCGAGCGGGGCTATCTTTATGATGCCTCCACGTTGCCTACCTATATCGGGCCCCTGGCCAGAAAATTTTATTTTTTTAAATCCAACCTATCAAGAGTAGAAAAAAAAGAGCGCAGAGAACTTTTTGGCAAATTTCGTGATGGTATGCGGCCTATTAAACCGTATTTCTGGGATGTGGGCCGAAACAAAACCTTGCTGGAAATTCCTGTGACCACCATGCCTATTTTTAGGATCCCCTTTCATCTGAGTTATTTAATTTATCTCAGCCGGATCTCTACGCGGCTGATGAGGTTCTATCTTTATTCCGCCTTGTCGCTTTGCCGAATCACCCGAACAGAGCCCAGTTTTCTGCTGCATCCGCTGGATTTGATCGGCGGTGACAAAATTCCGCAACTAGCCTTTTTCCCGGGGATGGATATTTCCAGCCATGAAAAGGTCAAGTTGTTCATCACCGTGCTAAATCGCATTGCTGTCAAATTCTCCCCTGTGCCGATGAGTGCCTATGCCGCTCTTTTGTATCAGGGGAAAACCATGGGAAAGAAACGAGTCGGTGGGCAACAGTATTCCTTGATTAGTTGAGTGCGGTAAGGAAAGATGCATTGTGTCATTTGCCGCGGTCAGAAAATCCGCAGGCTGTTTTTCAAACAGCACTATTGGATATGTGCCTGCAGGGAGTGTGATCA
It includes:
- a CDS encoding polysaccharide deacetylase family protein, producing MCDPKKEKPYCGLSLDLDNQWAYMKIHGDAGWQSFPSYLDIFIPHILEILDALRLKITFFVVGQDAALSWNHPFLRSIVEHGHEIGNHSFHHESWLHLYSRNEIEKEVIQAEEHITNATGQRPLGFRGPGFTWSRNLFEVLTERGYLYDASTLPTYIGPLARKFYFFKSNLSRVEKKERRELFGKFRDGMRPIKPYFWDVGRNKTLLEIPVTTMPIFRIPFHLSYLIYLSRISTRLMRFYLYSALSLCRITRTEPSFLLHPLDLIGGDKIPQLAFFPGMDISSHEKVKLFITVLNRIAVKFSPVPMSAYAALLYQGKTMGKKRVGGQQYSLIS
- a CDS encoding NAD(P)/FAD-dependent oxidoreductase; protein product: MKSKVEHWGVVGGGILGMTLAHRLASQGRRVTLLEGSEQLGGLAGAWQLGPITWDRFYHVILLSDTHTRSLLAELDLVDEVEWVETRTGFYADGRLYSMSNLLEYLSFPPLRLHDKLRLGLTILYAAHLKNPKNLQKQRVADWLTKWSGRPVVDKIWLPLLRAKLGESYRDTSAAFIWATLQRMYAARKSGLKKEMFGYVRGGYARVLDRFGQVLSAEGVTIHLQHSVRDVSALPNGPVTVRFQQVDEKSFDHLILTLPAGAAAGLCEEWTEEERKRLHQVQYLGVICASLLLNKPLSPYYVTNITDSGFPFTGVIEMSALVDQRHFGGHALVYLPKYVRPDDPVFEQADEKIVEQFMPALMKMHPHLAVGDLVAYRIAKEKHVFALPVMDYSRNLPAVRTSMPQVSIINSAHILNGTANINETIALADGLLPQLLETNEALSHCSSHVRS
- a CDS encoding sugar transferase → MTFKRTYLSNLNLCISSYNGSLATVPMEKLFSLNEELVHKSLAVFQKLVKRWVDILGSLTVILLLSPIMAAVALTVKLTSRGPVLFKQIRVGYQGKTFIFQKFRSMVAASEDSIHREYVHRLIAGEHDQINLGTRKDPLFKLVNDPRITPFGRFLRKTSLDELPQLFNVLKGEMSLVGPRPPIPYEVHDYKNWHYRRILGVKPGITGLWQVSGRNRTTFDEMVRLDIYYAENWSLLMDLRIMVRTLKVILAADGT
- a CDS encoding nucleotide sugar dehydrogenase translates to MAALLAHARIKIGTETPAQVVVVQRDSPTSGWKVGAINSGRSTIGGIEPSLDELVAHSVAEGLLLASHDYSVLSDADVILLCVQTDKKGFEPDYVPLFDALQHLIQALKNKPAEKVPLVIIESTLAPSSMRTVVKEFFAQNGLMDGQDVLLGNSPNRVMPGRLVERVTTSDKIVAGIHPITPLLIEKLYAHIVTTGKLLATNSMTAEVVKTLENAYRDVRIAFSSEVARYCDQKDVNFFQLRDHVNELLAQEDDASNNPGSVPRGGLLIPTIGVGGHCLPKDGILLWWRKIQSGADTSKSLILLARTINDESPFETIKLAERAYGDLSGRSIALLGAAYRFNSEDTRNSPTLALALGLLKKNCRVTIHDPFVKPSDQNLMKYGLQSYFTNDLSIAMENANYVILCTAHQPYLAAKELFRTAPVQGIVDGCNLFSHADFAGAPVRYCGIGKGSQTAEKAFVQAVYDHYRAVERGVANELSALITFLNDRYAKDDFNRINFTTVQRLAATCCTGCTIVDAGEISTLRTYIDFTSRLADCARSV
- the asnB gene encoding asparagine synthase (glutamine-hydrolyzing) — translated: MCGLVGIINKPGSPVDSILLKAMADTLTHRGPDDEGCFIDGPVGLYHKRLSIIDLQTGHQPMISESTVIVFNGEIYNYIELREELSRKGHRFATQSDTEVILKMYEEYDLEFIEQLNGMFAFILYDKAAGRVITARDHFGIKPLYYFCDENVLLFASEIKALLLHPAVIAEPNYQVVGEYLTFQFILDDLTLFKGIYKVLPGHYQVIDIADRKIRTVQHWTPRFTVDTFHSEAYFIFELKRLLEDSVRLQMRSDVPVGAYLSGGMDSSIVTLLAAKKSARRMSTFSGAFHEGEQFNELSYAREVAGACGAEMNEIFGSADEFVALMPRLIYYLDEPAAGPGVFPQYLVSRLAAGKVKAVLGGQGGDEIFGGYARYVIAYLEQALKGAIFETNEEGEHIVSLQSILPNLPSLKQYIPMTREFWRQEAFEPMDRRYFHLIDRNGRTTDLFSRDFLFYYDKERLFHRFQQLFNHPDTLSYYNKMTHFDMQASLPALLQVEDRVSMAVSLESRVPLLDRRIVDLIASMPPAMKFKGAESKYIFKKAVGDILPKRILQRKDKMGFPVPLHLWAKKQAKDFFYDILLSDTSRSRGIFNHRQVQQLVHSEKEFGRQLWGVLCLELWFREFMDKPQHVQRNAKPESAVAER